One window from the genome of Salvia miltiorrhiza cultivar Shanhuang (shh) chromosome 7, IMPLAD_Smil_shh, whole genome shotgun sequence encodes:
- the LOC130994679 gene encoding protein HAPLESS 2 isoform X1, whose product MKTLILISIALFSLSGDILALQILSKSKLEKCEKVSDSDEPLNCTSKIILDLAVPSESSGREASMVAEIVEAEENSTNHMRTIRVPPVITINKSAAYALYELTYIRDVAYKPQEFYVKTRKCERDAGANVVQICERLRDGDGHIIEHTQPTCCPCGDQRRVPSSCGNFFDKLVKGKANTAHCLRFTDDWFHVFGIGQHSVGFSIRIEVKTDSKISQEVIVGPKNRTAISDDKFLRVNLVGDYVGYTDIPSFDDFFLVIPRQGVPGQPPNLGSNITMWMLLERVRFTLDGLECNKIGVSYEAFNTQPDFCAAPYWSCLHNQLWNFWDADQNRISRNQVPLYCVQGRFERINQHPDAGSHAFSIGITEVLNSNLLIELRADDIEYVYQRSPGKILDISVPTFEALTQFGTARITTKNIGEVEASYSLTFDCSSGVSQMEEQFYIMKPKEAVTRSFKLYPTTDQAARYACSAILKDSDFSEVDRAECQFTTTATVLENGSQTPFQPPTTSYNGFFESIEELWNKFWIFLADFITGKNCRKKCSGFFDFSCHIQYICISWMLMFGLFLAIFPTAIVLVWLLHEKGLFDPIYDWWEDHFWPRDETDQHQNQHQQHPRKHDMRHQHHKRDAQRRRSSRIDHRHRSRSEESDYHYYLHHVHKDKHKHTRLKNSSIMEEEDRARHHHHRRR is encoded by the exons ATGAAAACCCTAATTCTGATATCGATCGCCTTGTTTTCTCTATCCGGAGACATCCTCGCGCTCCAAATCCTCTCCAAATCAAAACTCGAGAAATGCGAAAAGGTCTCAGACTCAGACGAACCCCTCAACTGCACTTCAAAGATCATCCTCGACTTGGCCGTCCCTAGCGAATCA AGTGGAAGAGAGGCGTCGATGGTGGCGGAGATAGTGGAGGCGGAGGAGAATTCCACGAATCACATGCGTACCATTCGAGTGCCGCCAGTGATAACTATTAACAAATCCGCTGCTTATGCGCTGTACGAGTTGACATATATTAGA GATGTCGCGTATAAGCCACAAGAATTTTACGTTAAAACACGAAAATGCGAGCGAGATGCCGGAGCAAATGTAGTTCAAATATGTGAGAG GTTGCGAGATGGGGATGGTCATATTATTGAGCATACTCAG CCAACTTGCTGTCCTTGCGGAGACCAGCGCAGGGTCCCATCATCTTGTGGAAATTTTT TTGACAAGTTGGTAAAAGGCAAGGCAAATACAGCACACTGTCTTCGGTTTACAGATGATTG GTTCCATGTGTTTGGTATTGGACAACACTCTGTTGGATTTAGTATCCGGATTGAGGTTAAGACAGATTCCAAAATATCG CAGGAAGTTATTGTGGGTCCTAAGAACAGGACTGCAATATCTGATGATAAATTTCTGAGGGTGAATCTGGTTGGGGATTATGTTGGATACACTGATATTCCGTCATTTGATGACTTCTTCCTGGTTATTCCTAGACAG GGTGTTCCAGGTCAACCTCCAAATCTTGGAAGCAATATTACAATGTGGATGCTTCTTGAACGAGTTCGTTTTACATTAGATGGCCTGGAATGCAACAAAATTGGCGTCAGTTATGAGGCTTTTAACACTCAGCCAGACTTTTGCGCTGCACCGTATTGGAGTTGTTTGCATAATCAACTCTGGAATTTTTGGGAC GCAGACCAGAATCGTATCAGCCGGAATCAGGTTCCTCTTTATTGTGTGCAAGGAAGGTTTGAAAGGATAAATCAACATCCA GATGCCGGAAGTCATGCATTTTCAATAGGGATAACAGAAGTTCTTAACTCCAACCTTTTGATCGAACTGAGAGCTGATGATATAGAATATGTATATCAAAG GAGCCCTGGAAAAATATTAGACATATCTGTACCTACTTTTGAAGCCCTGACACAATTTGGTACTGCaagaatcacaacaaaaaatattgGTGAAGTTGAAGCGTCCTACAGCCTTACT TTTGATTGCTCATCTGGGGTGAGCCAAATGGAG GAACAATTCTACATAATGAAGCCAAAAGAAGCAGTAACCAGATCATTTAAATTGTACCCAACTACAGATCAAGCTGCTAGATATGCATGCTCAG CCATCCTGAAGGACTCCGATTTTAGTGAAGTTGATAGAGCAGAGTGTCAATTTACGACTACAGCTACTGTTCTTGAGAATGGATCACAG ACTCCATTTCAACCTCCGACGACCAGTTATAATGGTTTCTTTGAATCCATTGAGGAGCTGTGGAACAAGTTTTGGATATTCTTGGCAGATTTCATTACCGGGAAAAACTGCAG GAAGAAGTGTTCCGGGTTTTTCGACTTCAGCTGCCACATTCAGTATATCTGCATAAGTTGGATGCTGATGTTCGGCCTATTTCTAGCTATCTTTCCCACAG CGATTGTTCTTGTTTGGCTCTTACACGAGAAAGGGCTGTTTGATCCTATATACGACTGGTGGGAGGATCATTTCTGGCCTCGCGACGAAACAGATCAACATCAGAatcaacatcaacaacatccaCGGAAGCATGATATGAGGCATCAACATCACAAGCGTGATGCTCAAAGGAGGCGAAGCAGTCGCATTGATCATAGGCATAGAAGCAGAAGTGAGGAAAGTGATTACCATTATTATCTTCACCATGTTCACAAGGACAAGCACAAGCATACAAGACTCAAGAATTCGAGCATAATGGAGGAAGAGGATAGAGCTaggcatcatcatcatcgtcgtcgCTAA
- the LOC130994679 gene encoding protein HAPLESS 2 isoform X2: protein MKTLILISIALFSLSGDILALQILSKSKLEKCEKVSDSDEPLNCTSKIILDLAVPSESSGREASMVAEIVEAEENSTNHMRTIRVPPVITINKSAAYALYELTYIRDVAYKPQEFYVKTRKCERDAGANVVQICERLRDGDGHIIEHTQPTCCPCGDQRRVPSSCGNFFDKLVKGKANTAHCLRFTDDWFHVFGIGQHSVGFSIRIEVKTDSKISEVIVGPKNRTAISDDKFLRVNLVGDYVGYTDIPSFDDFFLVIPRQGVPGQPPNLGSNITMWMLLERVRFTLDGLECNKIGVSYEAFNTQPDFCAAPYWSCLHNQLWNFWDADQNRISRNQVPLYCVQGRFERINQHPDAGSHAFSIGITEVLNSNLLIELRADDIEYVYQRSPGKILDISVPTFEALTQFGTARITTKNIGEVEASYSLTFDCSSGVSQMEEQFYIMKPKEAVTRSFKLYPTTDQAARYACSAILKDSDFSEVDRAECQFTTTATVLENGSQTPFQPPTTSYNGFFESIEELWNKFWIFLADFITGKNCRKKCSGFFDFSCHIQYICISWMLMFGLFLAIFPTAIVLVWLLHEKGLFDPIYDWWEDHFWPRDETDQHQNQHQQHPRKHDMRHQHHKRDAQRRRSSRIDHRHRSRSEESDYHYYLHHVHKDKHKHTRLKNSSIMEEEDRARHHHHRRR, encoded by the exons ATGAAAACCCTAATTCTGATATCGATCGCCTTGTTTTCTCTATCCGGAGACATCCTCGCGCTCCAAATCCTCTCCAAATCAAAACTCGAGAAATGCGAAAAGGTCTCAGACTCAGACGAACCCCTCAACTGCACTTCAAAGATCATCCTCGACTTGGCCGTCCCTAGCGAATCA AGTGGAAGAGAGGCGTCGATGGTGGCGGAGATAGTGGAGGCGGAGGAGAATTCCACGAATCACATGCGTACCATTCGAGTGCCGCCAGTGATAACTATTAACAAATCCGCTGCTTATGCGCTGTACGAGTTGACATATATTAGA GATGTCGCGTATAAGCCACAAGAATTTTACGTTAAAACACGAAAATGCGAGCGAGATGCCGGAGCAAATGTAGTTCAAATATGTGAGAG GTTGCGAGATGGGGATGGTCATATTATTGAGCATACTCAG CCAACTTGCTGTCCTTGCGGAGACCAGCGCAGGGTCCCATCATCTTGTGGAAATTTTT TTGACAAGTTGGTAAAAGGCAAGGCAAATACAGCACACTGTCTTCGGTTTACAGATGATTG GTTCCATGTGTTTGGTATTGGACAACACTCTGTTGGATTTAGTATCCGGATTGAGGTTAAGACAGATTCCAAAATATCG GAAGTTATTGTGGGTCCTAAGAACAGGACTGCAATATCTGATGATAAATTTCTGAGGGTGAATCTGGTTGGGGATTATGTTGGATACACTGATATTCCGTCATTTGATGACTTCTTCCTGGTTATTCCTAGACAG GGTGTTCCAGGTCAACCTCCAAATCTTGGAAGCAATATTACAATGTGGATGCTTCTTGAACGAGTTCGTTTTACATTAGATGGCCTGGAATGCAACAAAATTGGCGTCAGTTATGAGGCTTTTAACACTCAGCCAGACTTTTGCGCTGCACCGTATTGGAGTTGTTTGCATAATCAACTCTGGAATTTTTGGGAC GCAGACCAGAATCGTATCAGCCGGAATCAGGTTCCTCTTTATTGTGTGCAAGGAAGGTTTGAAAGGATAAATCAACATCCA GATGCCGGAAGTCATGCATTTTCAATAGGGATAACAGAAGTTCTTAACTCCAACCTTTTGATCGAACTGAGAGCTGATGATATAGAATATGTATATCAAAG GAGCCCTGGAAAAATATTAGACATATCTGTACCTACTTTTGAAGCCCTGACACAATTTGGTACTGCaagaatcacaacaaaaaatattgGTGAAGTTGAAGCGTCCTACAGCCTTACT TTTGATTGCTCATCTGGGGTGAGCCAAATGGAG GAACAATTCTACATAATGAAGCCAAAAGAAGCAGTAACCAGATCATTTAAATTGTACCCAACTACAGATCAAGCTGCTAGATATGCATGCTCAG CCATCCTGAAGGACTCCGATTTTAGTGAAGTTGATAGAGCAGAGTGTCAATTTACGACTACAGCTACTGTTCTTGAGAATGGATCACAG ACTCCATTTCAACCTCCGACGACCAGTTATAATGGTTTCTTTGAATCCATTGAGGAGCTGTGGAACAAGTTTTGGATATTCTTGGCAGATTTCATTACCGGGAAAAACTGCAG GAAGAAGTGTTCCGGGTTTTTCGACTTCAGCTGCCACATTCAGTATATCTGCATAAGTTGGATGCTGATGTTCGGCCTATTTCTAGCTATCTTTCCCACAG CGATTGTTCTTGTTTGGCTCTTACACGAGAAAGGGCTGTTTGATCCTATATACGACTGGTGGGAGGATCATTTCTGGCCTCGCGACGAAACAGATCAACATCAGAatcaacatcaacaacatccaCGGAAGCATGATATGAGGCATCAACATCACAAGCGTGATGCTCAAAGGAGGCGAAGCAGTCGCATTGATCATAGGCATAGAAGCAGAAGTGAGGAAAGTGATTACCATTATTATCTTCACCATGTTCACAAGGACAAGCACAAGCATACAAGACTCAAGAATTCGAGCATAATGGAGGAAGAGGATAGAGCTaggcatcatcatcatcgtcgtcgCTAA